The following proteins are co-located in the Colletotrichum lupini chromosome 4, complete sequence genome:
- a CDS encoding glycosyl hydrolase family 31 produces MGTIGKSSYKWTTFFGLLAALSCMIQPAVMVKENDFKKCHQSGFCKRNHEYADNAVSQSSTWAAPYNILPDSASLKDGQLQAVILKTINDAQETVRLPITVSFLKSGTARVTVDEEKRQKGEIELRNNSPARKERYNEAEKHVIVGGLNLDNEAKVAYQDKDQITIQYGPSSKFEAVIKFSPFSVDFKRDGSSHIKLNDRGLLNMEHWRPKVDKPAEEKKEGEENAEKAETTEVKQEDESTWWDETFGGNTDSKPRGPESVALDISFVGYEHVFGIPEHAGPLSLKETRGGDGKYSEPYRLYNSDVFEYVLDSPMTLYGAIPLMQAHRKDSTVGVFWLNGAETWIDITKEKGSSNPLALGVGSKTNTKTHWISEAGILDVFIFLGPTPKDISKTYGELTGTTAMPQEFSLGYHQCRWNYISDDDVKDVDRKFDKFKIPYDVIWLDIEYTDGKKYFTWDADMFKDPIGMGKALDEHGRNLVVIIDPHIKSEGKYDITEQMNSKGLAVLNKEGKPFEGWCWPGSSHWVDCFNPKAVEWWAGLFDYAAFKGTMENTFIWNDMNEPSVFNGPEVTMPKDNIHHGNWEHRDVHNINGMTFHNATFEALLTRKKGELRRPFVLTRSFYAGSQRLGAMWTGDNQASWEHLGAAVPMILNQGISGFPFAGADVGGFFGNPEPELMARWYQGGAFYPFFRGHAHIDARRREPYMLAEPFRGILTAAIRLRYSLMPSWYTAFFHAHRDGSPIVRPMFWTNPTEESGFAIDDQLFVGSTGLLHKPVVEKDKESVDIYIPDDEVYYDYFTYEKLATKKGQYLTRDVALDQIALLMRGGHIFPRRDRPRRSAKLMRFDDYTLVISVGKDGQAEGELYVDDGDSFDFEKGQYIYRKFKLDGKTIASSDAEGRDSKSTKEGSWLKAMKEVYVDKIIVVGATNQLNKKEVTVTSEGKSWTVPVQYHAAEKGRAAYAVVGRVAARVGEDFSIALA; encoded by the exons ATGGGGACCATCGGCAAGTCGTCCTACAAATGGACGACCTTCTTTGGTCTACTGGCGGCACTTAGCTGCATGATCCAGCCCGCAG TCATGGTTAAGGAAAATGACTTCAAGAAGTGCCACCAATCCGGCTTCTGCAAGCGCAATCACGAGTATGCCGATAACGCTGTCTCCCAGTCCTCGACCTGGGCCGCTCCCTACAATATCCTCCCCGACTCTGCCTCACTCAAAGACGGCCAACTCCAGGCTGTAATCCTCAAGACCATCAACGATGCCCAGGAAACCGTCCGCCTCCCCATCACCGTTTCCTTCCTCAAATCCGGCACCGCTCGTGTGACcgttgacgaagagaagCGCCAAAAGGGAGAAATCGAGCTGCGAAACAACAGCCCTGCCCGCAAGGAGCGCTACAATGAAGCCGAAAAGCACGTCATTGTTGGTGGCTTGAACCTCGACAATGAGGCCAAGGTCGCCTACCAGGATAAGGACCAGATCACCATTCAGTACGGCCCCTCCTCCAAGTTCGAGGCTGTCATCAAGTTCTCGCCCTTCAGTGTCGACTTCAAGCGTGATGGATCTTCCCACATCAAGCTCAACGATCGCGGTTTGCTCAATATGGAGCACTGGCGCCCCAAGGTCGACAAGCCCGCCGAGGAAAAGAAAGAGGGCGAAGAGAACGCTGAGAAGGCTGAAACCACCGAAGTCAAGCAGGAGGACGAGAGCACCTGGTGGGACGAGACGTTTGGCGGCAACACCGACTCCAAGCCCCGTGGTCCCGAGAGTGTCGCCCTCGACATCTCATTCGTCGGATACGAGCACGTTTTCGGTATCCCTGAGCACGCTGGTCCTCTGTCTCTGAAGGAGACCCGTGGCGGCGATGGCAAGTACTCCGAGCCCTACAGACTTTACAACTCCGACGTCTTCGAGTACGTCCTCGACAGCCCCATGACTCTCTACGGAGCGATTCCTCTCATGCAGGCGCACCGCAAGGACTCCACTGTCGGTGTCTTCTGGCTCAACGGCGCTGAGACCTGGATTGACATCACCAAGGAGAAGGGCTCATCCAACCCCTTAGCTCTTGGCGTTGGCTCCAAGACCAACACGAAGACCCACTGGATCTCAGAGGCCGGTATTCTCGACGTCTTCATCTTCCTGGGCCCGACCCCTAAGGATATCTCCAAGACTTATGGCGAGCTCACCGGTACCACCGCCATGCCCCAGGAGTTTTCTCTCGGCTACCACCAGTGCCGTTGGAACTACATCTCCGATGATGATGTCAAGGACGTTGACCGCAAGTTTGATAAGTTCAAGATCCCCTACGACGTCATTTGGCTCGATATTGAGTATACCGATGGCAAGAAGTACTTCACCTGGGACGCCGACATGTTCAAGGACCCTATTGGCATGGGCAAGGCTCTTGATGAGCACGGCAGAAACCTTGTGGTTATCATCGATCCCCATATTAAGAGCGAGGGGAAGTACGATATCACCGAGCAAATGAACTCCAAGGGCCTAGCCGTCTTAAACAAGGAGGGCAAGCCTTTCGAGGGTTGGTGCTGGCCTGGTTCTTCGCACTGGGTCGATTGCTTCAACCCCAAGGCCGTCGAGTGGTGGGCTGGCCTCTTCGACTACGCCGCTTTCAAGGGCACCATGGAGAACACATTCATCTGGAACGACATGAACGAGCCCTCTGTGTTTAATGGACCTGAGGTTACCATGCCCAAGGACAACATTCACCACGGAAACTGGGAGCACCGTGATGTGCACAACATCAACGGCATGACCTTCCACAACGCCACCTTTGAGGCTCTCCTCACTCGCAAGAAGGGCGAGCTCCGCAGACCTTTCGTCCTTACCCGCTCCTTCTACGCTGGCTCTCAGCGTCTTGGTGCCATGTGGACAGGAGACAACCAGGCATCGTGGGAGCACCTGGGCGCTGCCGTTCCCATGATTCTGAACCAGGGCATTTCCGGATTTCCCTTTGCTGGCGCCGATGTTGGAGGCTTTTTCGGTAACCCCGAGCCTGAGCTGATGGCACGCTGGTACCAGGGCGGAGCTTTCTACCCCTTCTTCCGTGGCCACGCTCACATTGATGCTCGTCGCCGCGAGCCCTATATGCTTGCGGAGCCGTTCAGAGGCATCCTCACTGCCGCCATCCGCCTTCGCTACAGCTTGATGCCTTCGTGGTACACTGCCTTCTTCCACGCCCATCGCGACGGCAGCCCGATTGTTCGTCCCATGTTCTGGACCAACCCCACGGAGGAGTCTGGCTTCGCCATTGACGATCAGCTGTTCGTCGGATCGACTGGTCTTCTCCACAAGCCCGTTGTTGAGAAGGACAAGGAGTCTGTCGACATATATATTCCTGATGACGAAGTGTACTACGACTACTTTACCTACGAAAAGCTTGCCACTAAGAAGGGCCAGTATCTCACCAGGGACGTCGCCCTCGACCAGATCGCGCTTCTCATGCGTGGTGGCCACATCTTCCCTCGCCGTGATCGCCCCCGCCGTTCGGCTAAGCTCATGCGCTTCGACGACTACACCCTCGTCATCAGCGTTGGCAAAGATGGCCAGGCCGAGGGTGAGCTGTACGTCGATGACGGAGACTCTTTCGACTTCGAGAAGGGCCAGTACATCTACCGCAAGTTCAAGCTTGACGGCAAGACCATTGCATCCTCTGATGCGGAAGGCCGTGACTCCAAGTCTACCAAGGAGGGTTCCTGGCTCAAGGCCATGAAGGAGGTTTACGTCGACAAGATCATTGTTGTTGGTGCTACCAACCAGCTCAACAAGAAGGAGGTTACTGTCACGTCAGAGGGCAAGAGCTGGACTGTCCCTGTTCAGTACCACGCTGCCGAGAAGGGCCGCGCCGCCTACGCAGTTGTAGGCAGAGTTGCTGCCCGTGTTGGAGAGGACTTCAGCATCGCGTTGGCTTGA
- a CDS encoding lipase 2, translating to MSAFLILSEIVSFFRDDITLCPHYYTCSFFEIWFMLAHAVVVEWVDPAEPVRIIHPDVNMARVLLLLLAGLSGGLCQKAPQVQTRNGSYTGVHLPLLNQDYFLGMPFAQPPVQGPLRFSPPASLNTSWTGSRDATQFGNICYGYGNDNNRLAALGFKISEDCLSINVVRPSNYTDQSLPVAVYIYGGGYFQGGSADPRLNFSSIIRDSVAAGKPIIGVSFNYRLSAFGFLGENIAAFGGDPTKVTIFGNSAGAGSVGAQLLAYNGRDDGLFRGAISQSGAPAGFSPFSPFLDVAKWDEVYENITVGTGCNTTDALNCLRNVPIEVLNAVVNSTATSGASYGLGAQLAKGNFVKVPYIIGHNTDEGSAFIPGNNFDNATFYPTSKIDTDEQFREYIASLKANETVASRVFDLYRQNATDQALATYPDDLSAELGYQYKRAVTLAGDFNIIAPTHYTAQMWAAYNVPLYKYRWDVIVSGLPRYIGATHAKEIFFVFDDQSRDDYDVWPLQDKPQSFSELASIMATAWASFVATGDPNSNGSVNGTNWPLYNDFKENFVFTGNVTSHVENDDTHSGPHHHSGGAQDNDPASKHKKPQQNNANASFPEYARRTAEKLPPPTFIILALLFGLYIIFSSSQQNQRSAADLSSPPVAPSVVTTTIYQEHQPSSTPKVVVDTSPKMSTEQTFIAIKPDGVQRGLIGPIVSRFETRGFKLVAIKLMTPGKEHLQAHYADLKDKPFFAGLIEYMNSGPICAMVWEGRDAVKTGRVLLGATNPLASAPGTIRGDYAIDVGRNVCHGSDSVENAKKEIALWFKDGDVVSYKASQFDWIYEKP from the exons ATGAGCGCCTTCCTGATTTTGTCTGAGATCGTGAGCTTCTTTAGGGATGATATCACGTTATGTCCTCACTACTACACATGCTCGTTCTTCGAGATCTGGTTCATGCTGGCCCATGCGGTGGTTGTGGAATGGGTGGATCCAGCAGAGCCGG TTAGAATCATTCATCCGGACGTGAACATGGCGCGCGTGCTGCTTCTGTTACTCGCCGGGCTGTCTGGTGGCCTCTGCCAAAAGGCACCACAAGTCCAAACTAGAAATGGCTCTTATACGGGCGTTCATCTGCCTTTACTCAACCAAGACTACTTCCTAGGCATGCCGTTCGCCCAGCCGCCTGTTCAAGGTCCCCTTCGATTCTCACCACCAGCTTCACTGAACACCTCCTGGACTGGATCGAGAGACGCTACTCAATTCGGCAACATTTGCTATGGCTATGGT AATGACAATAACAGGCTCGCGGCACTTGGCTTCAAGATCTCTGAGGACTGTCTGAGCATCAACGTCGTTCGTCCTTCCAACTATACAGACCAGTCGCTGCCAGTTGCCGTGTACATCTACGGTGGAGGCTACTTCCAAGGTGGCAGCGCCGATCCCCGGTTGAACTTCTCGTCCATCATTCGGGACTCTGTTGCAGCTGGGAAGCCCATCATTGGCGTTAGTTTCAACTATCGCCTTTCCGCCTTCGGCTTTCTAGGAG AAAACATCGCCGCCTTTGGAGGAGATCCTACCAAAGTAACCATATTCGGGAACAGCGC GGGTGCAGGTTCTGTCGGTGCCCAACTTCTGGCGTACAATGGACGCGATGACGGACTGTTCAGAGGTGCCATTTCTCAGTCGGGAGCCCCTGCTGGTTTCTCGCCATTCTCCCCAT TTCTCGACGTCGCAAAGTGGGACGAAGTCTATGAGAACATCACAGTCGGCACAGGCTGCAACACGACAGATGCACTCAATTGTCTGCGGAACGTCCCAATCGAGGTTTTGAATGCCGTGGTCAATTCTACAGCCACTTCAGGGGCTTCCTATGGACTAG GAGCGCAGCTGGCCAAGGGCAACTTCGTCAAGGTTCCATACATAATCGGCCACAACACAGACGAAGGATCTGCCTTTATCCCAGGGAACAACTTTGACAATGCCACGTTCTATCCAACGTCCAAGATCGACACGGATGAGCAGTTTAGGGAGTACATTGCTTCGCTCAAGGCCAACGAGACGGTTGCAAGTAGAGTGTTCGACCTATACCGCCAAAACGCAACGGACCAGGCTCTAGCCACATACCCGGACGATCTTAGTGCTGAACTCGGTTACCAATATAAGAGAGCTGTTACGCTCGCTGGTGACTTTAACATCATCGCGCCCACTCATTACACGGCTCAGATGTGGGCGGCGTACAACGTGCC TCTTTACAAGTATCGATGGGATGTCATCGTCAGCGGATTGCCTCGCTACATTGGCGCAACGCATGCGAAAGAGatcttcttcgtcttcgaCGACCAAAGCAGAGACGACTACGACGTGTGGCCTCTGCAAGACAAGCCTCAGTCTTTCTCCGAACTAGCTTCCATAATGGCAACGGCATGGGCTAGTTTTGTGGCAACTGGTGACCCGAATAGCAATGGATCAG TCAACGGTACAAACTGGCCTTTGTATAATGACTTCAAGGAGAACTTTGTCTTCACTGGTAACGTCACTAGTCATGTCGAGAACGACGATACGC ACTCGGGACCCCACCACCACAGCGGCGGCGCGCAGGACAACGACCCCGCCTCGAAGCACAAGAAGCCGCAGCAGAATAATGCAAATGCAAGCTTCCCCGAGTACGCCCGCAGGACAGCAGAGAAGCTGCCCCCACCAACTTTCATAATTCTCGCTCTCCTCTTCGGTTTGTACATAATTTTTTCCTCGAGCCAACAAAACCAGCGGTCAGCAGCAGACCTTTCTTCTCCTCCCGTCGCCCCTTCCGTTGTCACCACCACAATCTACCAAGAACATCAACCATCTTCAACTCCCAAAGTCGTCGTTGATACCTCTCCCAAAATGTCTACCGAGCAGAC CTTCATTGCCATCAAGCCTGACGGCGTTCAG CGCGGCCTGATCGGCCCCATCGTCTCTCGCTTCGAGACCCGTGG CTTCAAGCTCGTCGCCATCAAGCTCATGACCCCCGGCAAGGAGCACCTCCAGGCCCACT ACGCCGACCTCAAGGACAAGCCCTTCTTCGCTGGTCTCATTGAGT ACATGAACTCTGGCCCCATCTGCGCCATGGTCTGGGAGGGCCGTGACGCCGTCAAGACCGGTCGTG TCCTTCTCGGTGCCACCAACCCCCTTGCCTCCGCCCCCGGCACCATCCGTGGCGACTACGCCATCGACGTCGGCCGCAACGTCTGCCACGGCTCCGACTCCGTCGAGAACGCCAAGAAGGAGATTGCCCTCTGGTTCAAGGATGGCGATGTCGTCTCCTACAAGGCTTCCCAGTTCGACTGGATCTACGAGAAGCCTTAA